Below is a window of Paenibacillus bovis DNA.
CAATCCGGAGCTGCGATTGCGGGATATTGCGCATCAGATTGGTTATAATGACGAGTTTTATTTTAGCCGCAAATTCAAGCAGGAGACAGGCGTTACGCCATCTGCCTACATACGCAATCATCAGCGCAAGATTGCTTCCTATGATCCGGTCGTTACCGGTTATCTGCTGGCGATGGGCATTGTTCCCTACGCCGCACCACTGCATCCCAAATGGACAGGTCATGACAAGCGCCAGTATGCAGCAGACATTCCGGTACATCTAAAAGTACAGCGTGCCAATACACAATGGCGGGAAAATATCAGAATATTAACCAGCTGTCAGCCAGAGCTGATCATCGCACCGAATCATATCAGTTTGCAGGAGAAACAGCTGCTGGAAAATATCGCTCCTGTGCACTATATGGATGCCCGGGCGACAGAATGGCAGGATCAGCTGCTGCAGTTGGCCAGGCTACTGGGAGAAGAGCAGCAGGCACAGCGCTGGCTGAATCGCTACCACGAGCAGAATGAACAGATCCGGCGACAACTGGCTGAGCAGGGCTCACCGGGAACCGTATTATTTGTTCGTTACTGGAAAGGTCACTTCTATTCCTGCCGATTGACCGAAGCAGGACGTATGCTGCGCGAGGATCTGCAGCTAAATCTGCTTTCATTAACAGGGAATGATGAAGAAGAGCATGAAGATCTTCCTTTTACACTGGAACAGATTACCCGCGCCGACGCAGACCGGATACTGCTGCTGATCTGTCAGGAGAGCGAGACCCTGCTGCACTGGAAAGAACTGATCCAACAGCCGAGCTGGCAATCCATGCAGGCGGTAAGACAGGAACATGTTCATATCCTGAGCTCCGATCCATGGCGGGACTGCTCACCGGAAGCCTACAAACGGATGGCACAGCAGGCATTGGAGGTATTCACAGACAATCGTCCATGAGTTTTGTGAATATTGTCCATGTTCCTGCCGGACAATCCATACTATGCTTCTTGTTGAGAATCATTATCATTGATTGATATCAACGTCCAAAAGGAGTGCATATACCCAATGAATTCAAGTTCCTCTACACCTCGCAAGACGGGCAGATGGTCTGTCCTGATGATACTGCTACTCACTACTCTGCTCGTATCTGCCTGTGGCAGCAGCCAGTCAACCTCTACATCAGCTGCCGGCACAGCTACCAGCGAGAATAGTTCCGCAGAGCAGCGTACTATTACTTATCTGGGCAAACAGTATACAGTTCCTGCAACGGCAGAACGTATTGTCATTACTGGCTCCATGGAAGCGATGGAAGATGCCTTGCTGCTGAATGTGCATCCGGTTGGTGCGATTACCTATAGCGGCAAGTTCCCGAAGAAATTCGCTTCGATCACCGACCAAGCGGAATCGATCGGGGAGAAGACCGAGCCAAACTTTGAGACGATTCTGTCTCTCAAGCCCGATGTGATCCTCGGTACCACCAAATTCGAC
It encodes the following:
- a CDS encoding AraC family transcriptional regulator, encoding MMNRMLDTRLVPSLERDQHIYRPSVLAKLDELSFRLRDVEKIRRSSAFHLPQQYTTTYIMIVIMEGEGVLTDEQGKRKVQAQSVHWLAPGTTLGLRSSGCKGISLLLIRFDSYMEQQDELQRLDRSAQDEKNDSYFACNVSGSWLLPLCESLHEQWTEGKSGSRARAGSLFVQLLCDLQEQESAAEGDIHIQLQRTYAYIGRHYREPLTLDQLADMAGISRNYYVSLFKKYYGESVIHYITRLRMEEARRLMTNPELRLRDIAHQIGYNDEFYFSRKFKQETGVTPSAYIRNHQRKIASYDPVVTGYLLAMGIVPYAAPLHPKWTGHDKRQYAADIPVHLKVQRANTQWRENIRILTSCQPELIIAPNHISLQEKQLLENIAPVHYMDARATEWQDQLLQLARLLGEEQQAQRWLNRYHEQNEQIRRQLAEQGSPGTVLFVRYWKGHFYSCRLTEAGRMLREDLQLNLLSLTGNDEEEHEDLPFTLEQITRADADRILLLICQESETLLHWKELIQQPSWQSMQAVRQEHVHILSSDPWRDCSPEAYKRMAQQALEVFTDNRP